The DNA region ACACGACGCCTAATTTTTAGCGCCCACTTAGGAGGGAATGGTAATTCCCTCAATCAATTGTTATACAATAACTTGGTACACCCGACCTCAATAATTaaacaacaaatattttgaacAATTTATTCGATAAACATTCTTCTCTTCGTGACGTAAATTTTTGTCCTTTTTGTCATTTCAAGTTGCAAGGGATCtgttctatattatacattgtAAGTAAAGATCGACAAGATTTGGGTAGTTTACCTTTAACGGTTTAAATTTCCTGTGCAAGCAAGTATTTAAGGATAGTAGAGCTCAGATCGATTAGCAGCATCTACCTCCCCAAAAGCCTGGACCACTTGCCCCACACCAAGAGTTGAAGGGTCCGTTGTAGGGTCCAAAACAAGGATCGTAGAATCCACTCGGTCCACTTCCGCCGCAGGGACACAGGGCGGCACAAGGATAGCAAGGGAAGCTGCACATGTTGATTTACTTTGTCCTATATAAAGGTAGATTATTCTCTAGTTTTtatgacaaaaataaaatctatcTTACGGTACTCGCTTGGcactgaaaaatataaatttaattttgattatATCGTCCCGTTACCGTCCGAAGAGTTCGAATTTCAATGTTCAACTAATCTGGATATGTTGGTGGGACAGCAACGTAAAATATTTGGCTCGATTTAAATTCCAAGGCCTCCTTTTTTCTGGAGATAAATATTTTCGACACGAACTACATATTTTCATTTAGAGTACATAGTAGGCGCTGATTTAGCTGATCTATGAGTTTCGGTCGATATATGCACATTGTAAGAGAACCTTTCGTTTAGACAACAtctgttttgttttgtcttgGATTTTTCCAAAGTTAAATTTTTGTGTAAGATGTAAAACATCAAATTTTGTGAAAATCCTAATTCCAATGAtggaaaaaatgtaaatactattttttgtttgtttttaagttCATTCTAAATCGTCTTTTTTCAAGGATCTTCGACACACACCCAAATGGCTTGCTTGCACTCCGCGGACTTGACGAtacaaaataacaatttaCATCCGATTTGTACACCGTTTGCACAATTTGTCAGCACAACTTTAAATAAGACCCAATACTAACGACTTGTTCATACTCCCAAAATCCTGGTAAGTATTGTTTTGGCTAATCAGTTGCCATTAATTAAGTCTTTTCTTCTCAGGTTGCCCATACGTTGGAATTAGGAAATCGCCTTTATCGCATATTAATAATACAAGGCTATTACAAACTACAGTATGTTTTAGTTATACCCGAATAAGTCATATCAATTAACCAATTTTCATCGCAGCTTCAAGTTAAATAGGCCGTCTCTCCCAGTGGTATAATCTCGCGGTCACATCACTACGTGAAATACGATACAGCTTAGCGAAATGTCAATTTATTTCTAGTTTACAAATAACTAATGTGTATGTATGCAGTATCTGTTCACATTTTATTGGGTTTCAATAACACTAAATACAAACTTATTGTTAATTAAAACATTTCTGTAATATACTTAAAAATGTGTTTGATTCCAACTTTTTTCCTGAGATCTACGGGacctacaaaaatattttatagggCAGACTATGCCTTTGGTTTGATTTAGGATTATAAATTAAAGAACATTTCCTGTTGGTATACTAAGTGTAAGTGATAGGGAAATAAATGCATAAATATgtatgatatatatttatgtaatatatatttaatatatattcagTTTTGACTATATTTGAAATGTTGACTTAGACCAGACAATTTTACTTAGTCGGCACACTTGCTTTGAATCTTAACCGTTTCAGAGAACTGGAATATCCTCGTCTTTGTATATCTAGAAAAATTCGAATGGCGCATTCTTTTTTTTCCAATTCAACAGtttataaatttgtaatgtgcaTGTGCAGTTCAATAGAGTTGTCCCCTCTGTTGCAAAGCAAATATGGCTGTTTAATGGACTTGAAAGTATACCATTTTCGTAATCCGGCACTTTGCGGAAATAATGGTATTGTGGTAATTTAACCATGTGCTAAAAGTCAGTGCTTTATGAAGGACAAACTGGGTGATAAAATGAACGGTGCACACGCGTATCAATTAAAGCTTCTTCAGGATTACAAAGTTGAGAACTTCCTCAGCTAAAATACTTCTCAAAACAATTAATCTCAATTATTTTCCCAGCATTTCGTATGCAGCTCGGGTGAAAGGTTGGGAATTTAAGCTCCGCATTGATGGGTTCCGTTTAGAATGTCCAGGGATTGTCAGCAAATCAGGTGCAAAACGTGATGTGCTTTCGATAAAGTGCACATAAAATAAGGAATACAAAGCAAGGATGGAAGTGAGGTAAGGAATGGTGAGGttgggtaaaaaaaaaaacttttaatgcGCTTAGGCGACGAGCGATACACGAACGCTGAATGGTAAATGTAGCAAGGTAAACAAAATCAAAGCCGCAAGAATGGTCCAGCACTTAAAGACTGCTAGCCCCACCCACATTCCTCGGGGGCTCCCTATAAAAAAAAGGCGAGCGGATGCGTGAGAAAGTTTTCCGAGTTCCGAACAACACGGCCCTCAAGGAAATCACGTCTGGGACAGTACTGATGATGATAGTCAAGGTTGGTTAAAGAATGGCAGGGACCAGACCCAAGGATTTGCTCAGTTGTCGGCCCACCCAAAATGGTTGGGGACTCTCAATAGTCGGTGTTAATAGGGTACTAATTAATGGACCCATTATTGAACCCTTTCAGCAGAGTTACACtttttatgtattattcaCAAGGCAGAAGAATTTGGAACAAGTTGCCTTTGACATTGTAATTATATGCTTCAAAAGAAATGAGCGGCTAAATCTTATTTTTATTCGGAACGACACTTCGACCGgtttaaaacataaaaatttatacgtaaaaaattttaagttacaTTATGGCTTTGCATAAAATTGATGGTGCTGCAAATATTTCGAAACATTTAAGTCACTGGCGCAATGGTAAGTAAATGATTTTCAGTTACCACCTTCTTGAATGAGAGCCTCGTTGGTTAATGAATTACTATTAAAACTCGGGATATTTGCAacgttttaataaaaataaagtagtTTTATGGAAGACGGCCCTAATCAAAGATTTCTCTAACAAGAGATATGCGTTTTTTTcgttaacttttatttttaaagagtttGTTGAGGCTCAGATTCTCAGTTTTTATTGTGAGTAATTTGCACGAAGTAGATTATCGATATATGTGCGCCGGCCGCTGATGTACACTGCATGTGTTGCGCCAGCTTTTTCCTAGGCCAACTTAATGGGGGACTGCCAATAGGAGTTTTAAGTCGAGAAAAAGAGCTTGTAGAATTAAATTCCGAGATAAACTATAGGGATCGCATTATTAATTAtcttataataaaagaatttattttcttttgtaGTGGCTGTTTTCATGTGTCGACAATCAAGAAATGCTCACGTAGCTGAGCACCCTTTGACATCGGAGAAAGAAGTCCCTACCGAGACAGCCAAAAAGGTGACTGAATCTTTGGTGTGGTCGAAAAACTCGCCGGTGAGCCTGCTGGTGGAAAGTGGCCGAAAACCTCAGCACAATAGGACCCTCGAGTTGAAGAAGGCAGCTGCCCAGCTCAGCAGGAGCAATGAGACCCTCAAGGCGCACTACATAAAGAAGCGAAATGATCGTGTTGCTGAAGAACTATTGGCCAAGGAGCCGCAGACGGCCCAAAAGCTGGCCAATTTGATGAGCCTCAATATCGCAATGGTGGAGACGAAGCGCCCGAGATCTTCAAGTGCGCCACCTAGGCGTATGGAAACAAATCATTCCACGGGATCTATCGATTTCAAGCCGCAAAGCAACCAGAGTGTACGTTGGCAATATAAGAAACTCTCCAAGGAGGCCAACAGTTCCGATGAGGCGGGTTTAAAAGATGCTAAGGATCGTCAAAAATCCCCCTTGAAAAACGCTCAAAAACAGGCTGTACAGCCGCAGGTGGCTGagcaaccaaaacaaaaagcaTCTGAGGTAGACACAAAGCCAAAGAAAACTGATAAAATTACCAGGACCGTGAATAAATTGAAAATAGGTAAGACTTGGCATTATCCTTTATGAGAAATTATCTTAAATCTTTTATTAACAGGTTCCATTACTAATCCGAACTCGGAAGACAAGCCAGATTGGCAAAAGAGTCTGCATAAACCGACAGAGGCTCCTCAAGAACCGATtcctaaaaatttaaattcccTGGCTAAGTGGAAAATAGGTAAGCTTAGTGTTAAAAGAATTGAATGATAATTAACTGATGAATTTACAGGTTCCAGATCTATCCCTCGTCTTGACTTATAGTGCTTGGATTTAATTGTTCTCCATATGTTAAATATGAAAGCGAATTTCAAATCACGTTAAGTTTTGTCCTATTCCCATTTCAAACATGTTAAGCAAACATTACGTTTTGAGAACATCATTTGACAATTAAATACACTAACAATAAActgaaataaaaatgaattaaatagAAAAGATGAGCACATCCTtgacatttattattatttgacaAATAAGGTAATAAATTGCAATGggaataaaatcttcaaatttTCTATTCGTTTTTATAAGGtctagtttttaaaaataccacTTGCAAATTACATTGTgcattttgtatattttgattttggtaaaagaataaatatatatatttttaattactcTATGAGCTGCCTTGTCTAATTAGTATACTTTAAGGAAATTAAATGATTTATGGTTTCTAAGCAATTAATAGGACATTAAAGTACCATGCTCCACTTATCCTTATCCAAATATTCAAGTATTTAGAGAGCACTTTTTGCCATTGTCACTGTCACACGAGTACACTTTTACCAAGGCTGGgctaaaaattaattaaaactttaCCTCGATGATCTGACAGTCAATTAAAGTTTACGCAATACACTCGACAACAAGTCAACAGCAAAAGGGGGGAGTTCATAGCCCACATCTGTCTACAAGAAGCAATGTGGACCAAATGAAATGTTAAACGCGCCATTAAACGCGACCCAAGAGAACTACTAAAGACGGCACCGAGATGGCCCGTTTATTGGCCAAAAGCAAACAAGGGTAAACAACTGGAGAGCAAATGCCAAATGCGGCGGAACAGAACACACTAGACCAGACCGACGGGACAGCACAGATAGTCCAGCGAAAACAAGAGCCATCTCAGGGCGAATAAATAATAACACACCGAGTGGGGGAGCCCTCCAAAGGCACCAGGTCCTGTGGCCAGGATGCGGACTGTTTGTCCTGGACTTGAGCAGTCGCTGGTGGCTCAGGAGCAggaaaacaattaacaatctCCGTTTGTCGTAATTGACTCAAATAAGcgcaaacaataaataaaacagcaactgtggcagcagcagcagttggAGTGAAGAGGAAAAGCGCTGACAGGAGCACTAAATGTCTTTGTTTGACCAAGGATAACCTGTATTCGTATATTACACTTTGTGTTAGTATGGTGGATTTAAAAACCAAGCACAATTTGGCTTTAAGAATAAGACGAACAGTTAATTAGATTATTTCCAAAGTAATCTAATTTTAAGCCATATTAGGGTGTgatataaaagttaaatttatttaagcaTCATGAGGCTTATTAAGCTTTTGACGGCAAGAATTATCTTGCTTAAAATTGACTTTTATTTTACaccaaataataatacattaaTAATggaacattttaattattattataataccttctttgttttgtttaatgTACATAGATGGCGCCAGTGCGCGCGAGTATTATTGAAGCGAGCGCCATCTACACATTAATATACTGGCATTGACCCCACTAACCATGTTTACCTTAATTTCTTAATAACTTTTTAGGTAAATGctgttttaaaaattgttattaattTCACTTTATTTTAATCAGGCCTGAATAAACTAAATCATTTTTTCTGGTATCAAAGAAAGAATAGTTATTTTAATACTAGTTGAATACGGCTTATACTTTTCGTCATCTCCTGCTCCACTTATTTCGCAGACATGCTTTTTTTGACTTTGCGTTGACGTTTGACCCCTTAGTACTTCCAGTACAGTACATACTCCTCATATCCGATACACATTTGCCTGCAGCGGAATCATCAAAGCAGCCGAGCTTCATTTTTTTGCTTATCCGCATTTCTTCTCCCTTTTCTGATGTCATGCCTTTCACTTCGATTGTTTGTCCAGCTTGTCCAGTGTCGGAGAGTCAGCTGGTCATTCCAGGATCGAAATGCGCCTCCTTCCCCAAgtagaactattttacatgctatatataaaaaagaacCACCCCCTTTCAGCAAATACTTCCTCTTCaatgttttattatacccgttactcgtagagtaaaagggtatactagattcgtcggaaagtatgtaacaggcagaaggaagcgtttccgaccccataaagtatatatattcttgatcaggatcactagccgagtcgatctagccatgtccgtctgtccgtctgtccgtctgtccgtctgtccgtctgtccgtctgtccgtctgtccgtatgaacg from Drosophila subpulchrella strain 33 F10 #4 breed RU33 chromosome 2L, RU_Dsub_v1.1 Primary Assembly, whole genome shotgun sequence includes:
- the LOC119547642 gene encoding male-specific sperm protein Mst87F, encoding MCSFPCYPCAALCPCGGSGPSGFYDPCFGPYNGPFNSWCGASGPGFWGGRCC
- the LOC119547600 gene encoding uncharacterized protein LOC119547600, translating into MALHKIDGAANISKHLSHWRNVAVFMCRQSRNAHVAEHPLTSEKEVPTETAKKVTESLVWSKNSPVSLLVESGRKPQHNRTLELKKAAAQLSRSNETLKAHYIKKRNDRVAEELLAKEPQTAQKLANLMSLNIAMVETKRPRSSSAPPRRMETNHSTGSIDFKPQSNQSVRWQYKKLSKEANSSDEAGLKDAKDRQKSPLKNAQKQAVQPQVAEQPKQKASEVDTKPKKTDKITRTVNKLKIGSITNPNSEDKPDWQKSLHKPTEAPQEPIPKNLNSLAKWKIGSRSIPRLDL